AGATAGAAGTACTAGCAACTAGAGAGCCTGGTGGAATTGAGATAGCTGAAAAAATACGTGAAGTAATTCTTAATCCGGCACATACTGCAATGAATGAACGTGCAGAAGCTTTATTGTATGCTGCAGCTAGAAGCCAACATTTTTATGAAAAAGTGTTGCCGGCGTTACAAAAGGGAAAGCTAGTGTTATGTGATCGATTTATCGACTCTTCCCTTGCTTATCAAGGTTATGCGCGAGGAATTGGAATTGATGAGGTACTAGCCATTAATGAATTTGCGATTGGTAAACGTTTGCCCGATGTAACGATTTTATTTGATATTGAACCAGAAGTGGGACTTGCCCGCATTCAAAAACATAGTGCTCGAGAAGTTAATCGATTGGACGTTGAGAGTTTGGC
Above is a genomic segment from Lysinibacillus sp. PLM2 containing:
- the tmk gene encoding thymidylate kinase, whose amino-acid sequence is MKRNLFITFEGPEGAGKSTVLQQIVKRMQVEKIEVLATREPGGIEIAEKIREVILNPAHTAMNERAEALLYAAARSQHFYEKVLPALQKGKLVLCDRFIDSSLAYQGYARGIGIDEVLAINEFAIGKRLPDVTILFDIEPEVGLARIQKHSAREVNRLDVESLAFHNKVREGYQEVIKRYPERIKVVNADQTLEQVVEEVWNILTKVLNEMK